GTTATAATCACAACATGCGTTTTTTATATGCATTCCTAGATTAACAAAAACTGATGCTACTTGATATTGACGGCATCAAATAAGAAATTTAAAAATTGGAGGAAAAAATGTCTATTTTACTTGCTGTTAAAGGGCATCCCCTTGATGCCAAAGATTCTCATGCCATGCAATTATTAGAAAGCTTTTTAACTACGTATAAAGAAAGTAATCCAAAAGATGAAATCATCATAATCAATCCTTATGCCGTTGATTTTCCTGAAATTGATGGTGACATTACTTCTGGCTGGCACGCTTTAATGCACGATGCACAATTTAGCGATCTGACACCTACACAACAAACTAAATTGGCCGCTTTCAACGGCTTGACTGAACAGTTTGAAAAAGCTGATAAAATCGTGATAGCCAACCCATTGTGGAACTTAAGCATTCCAAGTCGTTTGAAAGCCTGGTTTGATACAATTTGCGTTGCCGGCAAAACATTTAAATATACAGCGGAAGGGCCAGTAGGCTTAGTGACCGGTAAAAAGGCATTGCATATTCAAGCAAGTGGCGGTTTTTATAATGGTCAAGACTTTGCTGCTCAATATACCCGCCAACTATTGAATTTTATTGGGATTAGTGACTTCAGTGAAGTTTTCGCTGAAGGCTTAGATTTTGATCCCACAAAAGTT
The genomic region above belongs to Enterococcus saigonensis and contains:
- a CDS encoding FMN-dependent NADH-azoreductase codes for the protein MSILLAVKGHPLDAKDSHAMQLLESFLTTYKESNPKDEIIIINPYAVDFPEIDGDITSGWHALMHDAQFSDLTPTQQTKLAAFNGLTEQFEKADKIVIANPLWNLSIPSRLKAWFDTICVAGKTFKYTAEGPVGLVTGKKALHIQASGGFYNGQDFAAQYTRQLLNFIGISDFSEVFAEGLDFDPTKVDEIMAKATNEVETAAKTF